CTCGCGCGGCGTGATCGACAGCGTCCAGCCCGGCTCGACCACGACCGTCGTGGTCGGCGCCACCACCAGCGCCGGGCCGGCGACGCGGTCGCCCGGCCGCATCGCCTCGCGGCGGTAGAGGCTGGCCTCGAACGCCTCGGGCGGCGCGAGCGGCGCCTGGCTCGTGAACATGCGGAGGGACCCCGCCGGCTCCAGCGTCTCGTCGGATCCGCGCGGCACCACGTCGTGCTCCGGCTCGTCGATCGTCTCCATCGTGCCGATCGCCTCGACCGCGACCTGCTCGACCACGAGGTCGCGCCCCGCCACGACGAAGCCGAAGCGGCTCTTGTGCTCCTGCTCGAACGCCCGGGTCAGCGCGGCCAGGTCGCCGGCGTCGACCGGCAGGGCCGTGTCCGTGCCGGCATAGCGGATGTGGACCTGGACGTCCGTCGTGATGCGCGCGTCCGGCACGTCCTGGGCGCGCAGCTCGGCCTTGGCCTCCTCGGCCAGCTCGGAGGCCGCCGCCTCGATGCCGGCGATGGCATCCGCGTTCAGCGTCGCCTCGAGCGTGCGCTGGCGCAGGCTGCGGATGTCGGCCAGCCCCATGCCGTAGGCGGACAGCACGCTGGCGAAGGGGTGGATCAGGATGCGCTCGACGCCCAGGCTGTCGGCGACGCGGCAGGCGGTCTGGCCGCCCGCCCCGCCGAAACAGGTCAGCGTGTACCCGTCGAGGGCGACGCCGCGGCGGATCGTGATCTCCTTGATCGCGCCCGCCATGTTGTCGACCGCGATCGAGAGACAGCCATGCGCGAGGGCTTCCGGCTCCTGGCGCACCCCGGTCGCGGCCTCGACCTCGTCGGCCAGCGCCGCGAAGCGCTCGCGCACGACGCCTTCATCGAGCGGCTGGTCCGCGTTCGGCCCGAAGACCAGGGGAAAGAAGCCGGGATCGAGCTTGCCGACCATCAGGTTGGCGTCGGTCACGGTCAGCGGGCCGCCCTTGCGGTAGCAGGCGGGGCCGGGATCGGCGCCGGCGCTTTCCGGGCCGACCCGGAACCGGGCGCCGTCGAAATGCAGGATCGAGCCGCCGCCCGCCGCCACGGTGTGGATGTCGAGCATGGGCGCGCGCAGGCGCACGCCCGCGACCGCGCTCTCGTACCGGCGCTCGAGCGTGCCGGCGAAATGGCTGACATCGGTCGACGTGCCGCCCATGTCGAAGCCCAGGATGCGCTCGAAGCCCGCGATGCGGCTGGTCTCGGTCGCGCCGACGATGCCGCCGGCCGGACCGGACAGCACGGCGTCCTTCCCCTGGAAGCGGGTCGCGTCGATCAGCCCGCCATTGGACTGCATGAACATGAGGCGGACGTCGCCGAGCTCGGCCGCGACCCGGTCGACATAGCGGCGCAGCACGGGCGACAGATAGGCGTCCACGACCGCCGTGTCGCCGCGCCCGACGATCTTCATGAGCGGGCTGGCCTCGTGGCTGAGCGAGACCTGGGTGAAGCCGATCCGCCTGGCGATGGCGCCGACCCTGCGCTCGTGATCCGGCGTCTTGTAGCCGTGCATCAGGACGATCGCGACGGCACGAAAGCCCTCCTCATAGGCCGCGCGCAGGCCGGCCTCGGCTCCCGCTTCGTCGAGCGGGCGGACGACCTGCCCCTCCGCGTCCAGGCGCTCGTCGACCTCGACCACGCGGGTGTAGAGCTGCTCGGGCAGGACGATCCGTCGGGCGAAGATGTCCGGGCGCTGCTGGTTGCCGATCCGCAGCGCGTCGGCCAGCCCTTGGGTGATCGCGAGCACGGTCGGCTCGCCCTTGCGCTCGAGCAGCGCGTTGGTCGCGACCGTCGTGCCCATCTTGACCGCCTCGATCCGCGCGGCCGGGATCGGATCGTCCGTCCCCAGCCCCAGGAGATCGCGGATGCCCTGGACCGCCGCGTCGTCATAGTGCTCGGGATTGACCGAAAGCAGCTTGTGGATCGCCAGCGTGCCGTCCGGGCGCCTTCCGACGATGTCGGTGAAGGTGCCGCCACGATCGATCCAGAACTGCCAGCCGTCCGCCACGTCGCCTCTCCCCGCTCACGATCCGCGCCTCTCGATAGCGCGGGAGCACGGTCGGGGCAAAGCCCGTGCCGGTCGCCGCACACGTGACGCCCGAAACGACCGGCGCCGCCCGGCTCGCCGCGCAGGGCTGGCTTGCCCGTTCGCGACGCCGGCCGAACTTGTCCGGACATCCAACAGATGAGATGACTGGGCAACGCAGGCGCCATGACGCAGTCATGCCCGACACGGGTGACGGTCTCACGCGCACGCCGTCGCGACACAACAAGAAGAAGAAGGAAGATCGCTCGTGCCGAATCCCAACACGCACAGTCGAAATCGAGCCCGCCGGGCGGTTGGGCTTCTGGCCGTCGGATGCCTTGTTGCCGGCTTCGGTGCTTTCGCTCAGGAAAGCCCGCTTCACCTCAATCCCGTCATCGCCAAGCTCGCGGCCGGCGAACCGTTCATCGGCGTCAGCACGACCGATCTGTCGATGGCGAATGCGAACGAGCTGACGCGCGCGGACCTGGATTACGTCTATGTCGACATGGAGCACGGCCCGCTCAGCTTCGAATCCCTGTATCACTTCACCCTGGGCACGCTCGACAAGGCCGCGATCGTGGAGCGGGGCAACGCCCAGGCCGACCTCGCGGTGTTCGCCCGCTTCCCGCCCTATGGCCGGGAACAGGTCGAGTGGATCGCCAAGCAGGCGCTCGACATCGGCCTGATGGGCGTCATCTTCAACTCGATCGACAATGCTGAGCAGGCGACGCAGGCCGTGCGCAGCATGCGCTATCCGCAGCTGCGCGACTCGTCGCTTCCCGAGCCCGCCGGCTTGAGGGGCTGGTCGCCCGACCTCGCGTCGTGGCTCTGGGGCCTATCGAACAGCGAGTACCGGGCGAAGGCCGACCTCTGGCCGCTCAATCCCGACGGCGAGCTGCTCGCCATCATGATGATCGAGACGGCCGAGGGCGTGCGCAACGCCGACGCCATCGCGTCGGTCCCGGGCGTCGGCGCCATCTTCATCGGCCCCGCCGACCTTGCCAACTCGTTGGGCGTCCCCGGCGGCGCGCCCGAGGTCGAGCAGGCTCTGGGAACCATCCTCGAGGCGTGCAAGGCGCACAACGTGGCCTGCGGCAAGACGATGACCGCCGAGGAAATGCCGCAGCGCATCCGGGACGGGTGGCGCATGCTCAATCTCGGCAGCGCGAGCGGCGGCCTGACCCCCGACAACGCCGCCGCATTGGAGGCCACCGGAACGGCGTCGGAGGCCCGCTGACGCCCGGCAGCCTGCCGCCTCCGCCTCACTCCCCCGCCACCGCCTCGCTCTCCGCCGCCTGGTGGGCGCGCATGAAGTCGACATAGGCCTCGGCGGGCATGGGCACGGCTATGAGGTGGCCCTGGATGCAGTCGCAGCCCTGGTTGCGCAGCTGGCGGCGCTGGGCGTCGGTCTCGACGCCCTCGCCCAGGACGGTGAGGCGCAGGCTGTGGCCGAGCTGGACGATGGTGCGCGTGATCGCGGCCGCGTCGGGATCAGCGGCGACGTCGCGCACGAAGGCCTGGTCGATCTTGAGGCGGCGCAGCGGGAAGCGGCGGAGATAGGCGAGGGAGGAGTAGCCCTTGCCGAAATCGTCCAGGGTGATGGTCACGCCGGTCGCGTCCAGCTTCTGCAGCACGAGCTTGGCCGCCTCGGCGTCGCGCATCAGCATGCCCTCGGTGATCTCGAGCTCGAGATGCGCCGCGTCGAGCCCGGCGGCACGCATGGCGTCCTCGACCTCGGCGACGATGTCGGGATGG
Above is a genomic segment from Geminicoccaceae bacterium SCSIO 64248 containing:
- a CDS encoding hydantoinase B/oxoprolinase family protein, with product MADGWQFWIDRGGTFTDIVGRRPDGTLAIHKLLSVNPEHYDDAAVQGIRDLLGLGTDDPIPAARIEAVKMGTTVATNALLERKGEPTVLAITQGLADALRIGNQQRPDIFARRIVLPEQLYTRVVEVDERLDAEGQVVRPLDEAGAEAGLRAAYEEGFRAVAIVLMHGYKTPDHERRVGAIARRIGFTQVSLSHEASPLMKIVGRGDTAVVDAYLSPVLRRYVDRVAAELGDVRLMFMQSNGGLIDATRFQGKDAVLSGPAGGIVGATETSRIAGFERILGFDMGGTSTDVSHFAGTLERRYESAVAGVRLRAPMLDIHTVAAGGGSILHFDGARFRVGPESAGADPGPACYRKGGPLTVTDANLMVGKLDPGFFPLVFGPNADQPLDEGVVRERFAALADEVEAATGVRQEPEALAHGCLSIAVDNMAGAIKEITIRRGVALDGYTLTCFGGAGGQTACRVADSLGVERILIHPFASVLSAYGMGLADIRSLRQRTLEATLNADAIAGIEAAASELAEEAKAELRAQDVPDARITTDVQVHIRYAGTDTALPVDAGDLAALTRAFEQEHKSRFGFVVAGRDLVVEQVAVEAIGTMETIDEPEHDVVPRGSDETLEPAGSLRMFTSQAPLAPPEAFEASLYRREAMRPGDRVAGPALVVAPTTTVVVEPGWTLSITPREHVLLERTEALPKRTAVGTQSDPIMLEIFNNLFMTIAERMGVTLQNTAYSVNVKERLDFSCALFDREGNLVANAPHMPVHLGSMGESVRTIIRLRGNTMRDGDVFALNNPYQGGTHLPDVTTIMPLFGPDGRILFYTASRAHHADIGGTTPGSMPPDSRHIDEEGVLIDNLQVVRDGRLLEEDIRAVLTGAPYPARNVEQTLADLQAQIASCRRGASELEAIVERFGLETVEAYLGHVMANAEEQVRRVLDRLDEGAFIYPFDFGARIEVEVTIDKERRQARVDFTGTSEQLLDDNYNAPSAVCRAAVLYVFRTLVDEPIPMNEGCLKPIDIVIPERCMLRPSHPAAVVAGNVETSQCITDALYGALKVQAAAQGTMNNFTFGNATHQYYETICGGSGAGPDYDGTSAVHTHMTNSRLTDPEVLEFRYPVRLESHRINRGSGGEGRQRGGDGTIRTIRFLEPMEAAVLGSHRKVPPFGLEGGAPGICGDQWVERNDGSVDRLEGRDRTRLAAGEVIVIRTPAGGGYGAA
- a CDS encoding aldolase/citrate lyase family protein gives rise to the protein MPNPNTHSRNRARRAVGLLAVGCLVAGFGAFAQESPLHLNPVIAKLAAGEPFIGVSTTDLSMANANELTRADLDYVYVDMEHGPLSFESLYHFTLGTLDKAAIVERGNAQADLAVFARFPPYGREQVEWIAKQALDIGLMGVIFNSIDNAEQATQAVRSMRYPQLRDSSLPEPAGLRGWSPDLASWLWGLSNSEYRAKADLWPLNPDGELLAIMMIETAEGVRNADAIASVPGVGAIFIGPADLANSLGVPGGAPEVEQALGTILEACKAHNVACGKTMTAEEMPQRIRDGWRMLNLGSASGGLTPDNAAALEATGTASEAR